The DNA region agtttttggtccaattatgcataacacatcaaaactccatgcacaagccaattcactccaagctgcgcgtccaaatcatctcacattcatttcagaTGGCATTTAGCATTGAATTTAGGccttttgcatgatcatgcaagcccatgcaatggatatccaattccatgcacacggattgaatcacacttaccttgccattccatctataaataggagctctattccattcaaatttcatccatgaatcaacctgaaatgctgctgaactgaaaacctaacctctcaccaaagaagctatttcacttttcttcaattttttcagatctaaaattcaactacatctggttgaatctttggatctaaagcttctagaccttcatcctttagtTCATTGATCTTCCGTTTTGATAAAggaagcaaggaatcaagctcaaatctccagaatccaaggttgttcttcaactggttttttcttcgaaactcatcatttattgatctatttgcctggattttgtgttggctgaagtcctcttcatagaggcaattgatttgagtatttaatttttgaaatccatcaagttctcatgaacatcacagaatttccatctctgatttctctcaatatagagatttagagtggaattgagtgatacatggatgatgtacatcatcctagctttcgaatgatgtatggatcgtgtattttggttaagcttttgaaacctgcaaattTCACCgaaatcttcatgctcaccggagaaaaaggtggctccggtggccgtccctTTGCCAAATTGATTGTGAGCCACACGATGCTTTTTCCAGATTTGATCCTAGCGctccaatgttatgacttttatttaattTCCATGTGGCTCACTTGACTGGAGTGTTtggtgcgcgcgcatgccatAGCCGTTTGATGatccagctcaattaatgagcttagatccaacgcgtgtggattttccatattttccaatttctgattttatttcttttatttccattattttcaaaaattcatatcttcttcattttaaatccaaaaattatgggaccaattgcattcctctccaaataaattctactttctaattttgatttttaatattttttatttcatcatttgatattttttgtgatttttctcttttctggttatttttaattcattttaaatagtttttgatattcaaaaaatacaaaaatattttcctaacctatttgaatgatgatggatctatgaaaaatattctcatcaattttttaattgatttgagatttatttgagattttagttcaattaggttatttttgttcatttttaattgattaaaaatagtttctgacttttaaaaatgcttaaattttttgtcaaactttgtttgaccttgttgaacttgggataaatcacttggacctttcaaggttgatttgaggtgattttgaagtttgacctctcttttatttttaattcaagtttatttttatATTAGAAAATGCCAAAAgtattttgcttattgtttgacctccaatcttcatctcacttctgatttctcattgtttgactttgactttcaatgtcatttggtcaatacacatggattggtaattttatttcactttatgcactttatgttggtgtaagccctagaggccaatacattttggtacttgtatcgaattatttattaataataaaaggcattctctttattatggttgattaataaagtccctggaatagatagtccgtttaatatattaagtgtgacttaatcatgagaacacattaaacataaggacactattcctaaagtatccgtagtcgagctttagtgtgaagtgggataacattaaagcattaagactattatgtttgtagactgatgatcacatcttatggatcatggataaagagttatcaagtcttaaacataggtatgaatattaggagtaatatttataccggattgacccgctatgagaatactatatagaaagttatgcaaggtgtcataatttattctcatggtgataatagtgtattccactcttcgacctgaaaccactatggatcctagatgtagagtcgagtgctttattgctgatccaacgttgtccgtaactggataaccataaagacagttggtgggtactccacaaagcatgtcgagggacatgagtgacctagatggaatttgcccatcctgcataacaggataaatgtctatgggcccaatattgaactggacaaggatgacacggtctatgccttgtgttcaatatagacataagggcaaaagggtaattatacacataattattatcacagaaggttgtgtcagatcacttgacattttcgtgtcttgggtagcagtgatgtgttgctagataccgctcactgtttattatgttaaatacgtgatttaatataattgccaacgtcacgaaaacctacagggtcacacacaaaggacggattgatgagagatagagtaactaaggaataccgtaaggtacggtgcccttaagtgaattatagaacatcgtaaggtacgttgtacttgagtagaatacgaaatatggtaaggtaccatgggcttaagtgattttgggcataatataagatatgggccaaaatacacttaagtgggtttttagcttgaagcccacacaagtggttctataaatagaacccttgtgcagaagcattcattgcggttgcattcttttcgttttctcactttctctctctctcactcaaagccttcactcgtaccagctagcactgagattgaaggaatccgttcgtgtggactgagtagagacgttgtcatcgttcaacgttcgtgatcgctccgtggatttgcatcaaaggttttgatcgtcacaagagatctgcaccaaaggtttcagtcgtcacaagaggtaaatattctatcactgatcatgaccattcgtaaggatctctaaaggagaaaattttaatttccgctgcgttttggaccgcaattctccttcactttATTCTTTTAATcttccttttccattattcatctctttcttcctcttcttcttttctttttgatcaatgagttgaaggttgataagttagcattgattagggaggcttaatcttccttgattcaaatctaattcatcttgatcaattgatcaaatgaatggttttgcattaaggataggttgtttcctaaatcatgcaaaaggcttaaaccaatacaagatcaattctcttcttctttttggcatggcaagttgttggaacttggttcactaatcaagacttctaacttgtgttgttgcctacattattattgaccggcctcagatagttgtgacttttacataagtccaattacgattgcttaacataacgctaaattttccttatggctccctaactactaacattaaccattaacaactaacatttactttttgcactttacttttatgcaatttactattcttgcacatattatccatttgcttttccctttgctcacttgagcacatgtttatgttaatgccatttgccttttgctcacttgagcacataattgtgtatatactattgtgcttgtgttttgttttgattgttgtgaaccaaatgcaaagaattggacaaaatggaattagattttaggaccttaccctAGCAAATGaagtttgaagagcaactaggcctcatgcctttagaatgcttaagcttaaagatgaacattgaaaggaccatattctaaactccctcttgtccattatttgattgtattatagaaccttttgatgtgtgttttctttgtgctaggagttccaacttgagcttaattgaggaaccatcaccatgagcttctaagagagagagagatccaagatacattggggagtctttccaagagttcatttgactgttgattgcttgagtttatgcttgtgattgcttattccaaaggatggtagctacttggatcatcaatatgatctcaagagaggaactccttgtgtggttttgttctcttctcccttatctcttgtatgcttaggatttagcccttcttcttcttctctccactctaacccaagccaaaacctttgtgcaaacatctaatacttgttttcaacattagaaacctaagcctcatgcttttgattttcaaactttcttttcataacacttattttgagtttgaatctttaagtccactttgaccattttgtatatacttctaattggtaaatataacccatccaaatatctttttgtggtttcaatggccactctcttaatcagtttttcataacctttagctgttaggtttgatttatcttggtggtagatgtaatactcacctatatccttagtgatggacaatgagtcttccatgcttattatagggttaacccctcactagcatgttgaagctatcctcacatggtggatttgtggttctttttaggttgagttttctccctttgataacaaaagaccttaaggcttttggactaattaattcaccaactcattttgagaggttttgatcctaatcttttttaagatggtacgtaggcattgggtttatccattcaaacacaaaatgtaaataaacttgtatattcttttctcatctcttcaatcatgtttgcacaaacaaattttcacaaaacaacaaccttacaacaagtgtgaaaagggctccctaggagtacctaggatgttttgggtgcctaacaccttcccattgcataaccaacccccttacccagatctctgattctcttttactagtttttgttaaaacttttaggtttttgttcgctttctaaccattcctttggataaatagaagtgcggtggcgactcgacttgtatgatttaccttggatttagtcaatatctctaatggtaacgaataccccgctacattaCTCTCTTCAAATATTTACTCTCTTCAATTTCTACACTTCCTTCCAAAATGTCTTTGTTATGGATGGGCGAACCACACCGTGGGATGGCGGCAAACATTGTCGAATACGTAAGTCTCTTTCAAATTTATTTCACAAATTCAATATGTAAATATCAGATCAAATATTCATTactgttttttattttaatttcagCAAGATGGTAGGTTTCGGGTCCATTCGCATACATACATTCAACCAAGTGCGGTTATAATACCGTATTTGGAACTAGCCGGTTTTGCAAATGTGGCCAAGACTGCAAGTCTAAAAGTAGACTCTAAACTAATTGTTGCATTGTTAGAGAGATGGAGACCGGAGACACACACCTTTCATTTACCAACAGGTGAATGTACTATCACACTAGAGGATGTGAGTATGTTACTCGGTCTCCGAGTCCATGGTAAAGCTGTTAATGGCCCAACAAACGTAACCAATGATGTTTACATGGAAAATTTGGGCATCGAACCAACAACTTCGGATAAAAATGGGGCTTCTGTCAAAATAGTTTGGTTAGAAGCAATATTAACACAACTCAAAAATAACCCTAACCCGTCCGAGGTAGAAAATATTCTTCATGCAAAAATTTATATTTTACTTTTAATTGCTACTTTTTTAATGCCAGATAAGAGTCACAATTTGTTGCATTCTTCTTGGTTACCTTTAGTAGGAGACCTTGAAAAATGTAATACATACAGTTGGGGTTCTGCTTGTTTTGCGACACTGTATAGACATATGTGCAAGGCGGCCCATAAAGGAGTCAAGAGCATAGGAGGATGTGTTGTATTACTAACTGTATGGGCATTCACACGCATACCCTTGTTAGCCCCGGTTAGTAACGAGGTTCCATCACATCCTTATGCATTAAGGTAACAAttttcatttaaatgcaatttATATTTATCAAAATTATTTATACGTCGCTTTAAcgtattttttttaatatgcaAGATGGTGCAAACGAGGTATGAGTTATGGAAATAATCCTCGTCATCATCTACGAGGGTACCGTGTTGCAATAGAACACATGGAAGAAAATGATGTAAGAATGATTAATTATAATATTAAACTTATTTAAATCTATTTTATACATTCTAATAGTTATATTTCTTTTaacagtttatttggaggccgTACATATAATATCCAGTGCCTGATTATAATGACAGCCGAGTCTGGAGTGCAACAACATATATGATATGTTTCTTTACCGTTGAGATGCATCAGACGGATCGAGTCAAACTCCAATTTGGATTTGAACAACAAATACTGTCTCAGCCAAGATGTCTAAGTGAACACCATAACATGACTATGGTCCAAGCTTGGGACACGCATTGGCAAGATTTAAATAAAGAAGAGCTGAAAGAATGGAAAAGAAGAAGATATTTGGTGTTACAAGGAAACTCGGTAATTGGTGAGTCTAAGCCGGGTAGAGAATACATGAATTGGTTTTTATCAATTCCTTTTATGCACGTTGCTCCGACACAGTTTTTGAATGATCCCCGTCAACGTGTAGCTTCTTCAACCCAACAAACAACATCACCCCCACAACAACATAACCAACCATCATCCTCAGCTCAACAAACTTACCAACACACCCAGACCACATAACAAAACACAATCACCATAATCCCCACACTCCATTCCCTCAAACAAACTACTATTATaaccaacaatatcaacaacaaaccaaCCTACGCCCACCCATACAATACACTCCAATTCCTCAACCCAACTTTGAATACTCAAACCCTCATTCTCAACCTCAACCTTCTAACACCACATTCGCACATCCCACTCCCACATACAACCCTGATGATGTCAATTATCCTCCTATCCAACACATCCAACCCGAAACCTACACACAAGCCACACATTCACTACCCAACTTTGACCTCACCGATGGCCATCTAATGAGTATGCCTTCTTTTCGCATTCAAGAACTCGACGGTATGGATATGCCTCCAAACACATCACAACAACATCAAAgtcaacaacatcaacaacaacaagacGCCCTTGATGAATTGTCTTCCGACTCATCTCCGTCTCCCGCAAGACAAAGACAAGAAGACTTGGGCAAGGGAAAACGCAAAAAAGTTGGCACAAGATGTGGAACAGGCAGTCACTATAAATAAAATGTATTGCTTCCATTATATCAATAAAATGTATTTCATCCATTGTAATtcttaaaaaaattaattatttctattattaatattctaaaaaataatcatttttattattaatattttaaaaaaacaatattaaaaaattattattattataaaaaaactattattattaacattttattttaaatatttttataaagatattattattattttaaaaaaaaatcaattatattaattaaatatagaattaattaaaatactatttaataataattagAAAACTATTTAATAAAGTTTTTAAAATATTAAGAAAAAAAAATCCTTCACACGCTCGGCCAATGAATAGTCGAGCCTACCCAGCGCGTTTTGGGCTTCATACCCTCGTCCAATGAATGGACGAGCCCAATAAGAAAAAGGGGGTAGATTGGGAAATTTTTTTCAAACTGGGGTAAAATGGGATTTTAATTTCAGGAAAATGACACTTGAGGAAAAAAGTCTCTTTTTACTCCAACACACCAACTTGGTCGATTTACTGAATGGAAAGAGGCATATTAGACCATAGTCTAAATTATATGGGAATTCTGGATTTATTATGTAATCTTTTTGAATTTCAATTGAATGTCATGGCTTGCTATGTTGATGATCGTTGTTGTGAAGGACTTGGTTAGGTTGTCTTTGCATAAATATTGTGTTTGGTCTTTGCAAGCATGATGAAATATTTTATTGTGCATGTCACACAATTGAGGATAAAGGGCGCAGGTCATGGAATGCCGTTTTGCTGCTCCTTGCCATCATGTGGGTCTGTGACAAGCTTCATGTGGTATTAGCCATGTGGTCTTGTGGGGCAAAGGGATTTCATGGAAAATATTGTCATGTTTTTCATCTTCTTTTATTCTCATATTATATTGTATGAAATATTATGCAGCATGATGCAAACATAGATTAGCCCAAGTGCAAAAAGATTTACGTGCTACCAATAGCTTGCAATAAAATATGTCTTTTTAGTTAAAAGAATTTTCATGGATTTATTGTGATATGTTTGTGAAATGGAAACGAATATTTTTACGGTAACGTGTACCTATCCTTCTAATCCTTTAATTACTTCAAGAAATCAATTTTGTATGGCATGGCTTTTATGAACAAGGTCAAGTGGCCCAATGTTTACTAGATTTAATCAATGCGAAAATGGACAAAAAACTAAGATTAATGAATCACTCAATATTATGGCCTAAAAGTTATATATCCATAAACTATACATTATTGAGATAAAAAAGACAGGACACGAGTTAGGTTTTGAAGAAACTATTTGATTTGTTGACTtagatcaaaaagtcaactttgaagAAAAAGTCAAGTTATTCACTATACAATGCTGATTCGTATTTGAAAGTTGCTCCTGCATACTAATGACTATATCGTATATTATGGAGGGGTTTTAAAAAGTGTTTTTTTTAGATCACTTGTGAATGAAACGAAGGAAAGTGGGATCCATGATGATGTTCTACATTGACTGCACAAGTGACCAATTAAATGAACAACCAAAGTAATAACTATTCTGGGTTTGATCAAACACCATGCAATGAGTTATATGATCACTTAGATGAATGAAGAAGGAATTACACCTTGATAAAATCACTTTTATGGATTAAGGAGAACTCTAGATGCAGGATGGTCAAAGATGTAAAAAGGTATATAGTAATTAGGGTTATGATGCTTGGTCAGGAATTTTGTTAAGATGATAACAAAAACCCTAGTTTTCTCTTCAAATAACATCATGCCCTGATATATATCATGCTTTCTTGTTA from Lathyrus oleraceus cultivar Zhongwan6 chromosome 1, CAAS_Psat_ZW6_1.0, whole genome shotgun sequence includes:
- the LOC127090755 gene encoding serine/threonine-protein phosphatase 7 long form homolog, with product MSLLWMGEPHRGMAANIVEYQDGRFRVHSHTYIQPSAVIIPYLELAGFANVAKTASLKVDSKLIVALLERWRPETHTFHLPTGECTITLEDVSMLLGLRVHGKAVNGPTNVTNDVYMENLGIEPTTSDKNGASVKIVWLEAILTQLKNNPNPSEVENILHAKIYILLLIATFLMPDKSHNLLHSSWLPLVGDLEKCNTYSWGSACFATLYRHMCKAAHKGVKSIGGCVVLLTVWAFTRIPLLAPVSNEVPSHPYALRWCKRGMSYGNNPRHHLRGYRVAIEHMEENDFIWRPYI